In one Arachis duranensis cultivar V14167 chromosome 9, aradu.V14167.gnm2.J7QH, whole genome shotgun sequence genomic region, the following are encoded:
- the LOC107467458 gene encoding CDP-diacylglycerol--serine O-phosphatidyltransferase 1 isoform X2 — protein sequence MESNGHRRVKKQDHHVKENGNSHMLDADEELDPWTAWAYKPRTITLLLVGACFLIWASGALDPERDASGDIVTSVKRGIWAMIAVFLAYCLLQAPSTVLIRPHPAIWRLVHGMAVVYLVALTFLLFQTRDNARQFMKFLHPDLGIELPERSYGADCRIYLPENPANKFKNLYETLFDEFVLAHIIGWWGKAILIRNQPLLWVLSIGFEMMELTFRHMLPNFNECWWDSIILDIFICNWFGIWAGMHTVRYFDGKTYKWVGLSRQPNIIGKVKRTLGQFTPAHWDKDEWHPLLGPWRFIQVLSLCIVFLTVELNTFFLKFCLWIPPRNSVVIYRLILWWLLAIPTIREYNTYLQDRKPVKKVGAYCWLSLAICIVELLICIKFGHGLYPKPMPIWLVIFWSSVGVAIVTFLLLWSWHPHLILGKKRR from the exons ATGGAATCCAACGGTCATAGAAGAGTAAAGAAACAAGATCATCATGTTAAAGAAAATGGAAATTCCCATATGCTTGATGCTGATGAAGAGCTTGATCCTTGGACAGCTTGGGCATACAAGCCTCGGACAATCACATTGTTACTTGTTGGTGCTTGCTTTCTTAT TTGGGCAAGTGGGGCACTTGATCCAGAAAGAGATGCATCTGGTGATATTGTCACTTCCGTTAAAAG GGGTATATGGGCAATGATTGCTGTTTTTCTTGCTTATTGCCTGCTTCAAGCTCCTTCGAC GGTTCTTATTAGGCCACATCCTGCTATTTGGCGCTTGGTGCATGGGATGGCTGTTGTTTACCTGGTTGCTCTCACATTTTTGCTTTTTCAG ACGCGTGACAATGCTCGGCAGTTTATGAAGTTTCTTCATCCTGATCTTGGCATTG AACTTCCGGAAAGATCTTATGGGGCTGATTGCCGCATATACCtacctgagaaccctgcaaatAAGTTTAAGAATCTTTAT GAAACACTTTTTGATGAGTTTGTTCTAGCTCATATTATTGGCTGGTGGGGAAAGGCTATATTGATTCGTAATCAGCCTCTTCTTTGGGTGTTATCGATCGGTTTTGAGATGATGGAG CTTACTTTTCGTCACATGTTACCAAATTTCAACGAGTGCTGGTGGGATAGTATTATTCTTGACATATTCATCTGCAATTGGTTCG GTATTTGGGCTGGAATGCATACTGTGAGGTACTTTGATGGGAAAACATACAAGTGGGTTGGTCTGAGCCGCCAGCCTAATATTATAGGAAAG GTGAAACGAACATTGGGCCAGTTCACACCAGCGCACTGGGATAAAGACGAGTGGCATCCGTTGCTTGGTCCTTGGCGATTTATTCAAGTGCTTAGTCTTTGTATTGTATTTTTGACAGTAGAGCTCAACACATTCTTTTTGAAGTTTTGTCTCTGGATACCTCCTCGAAATTCTGTAGTTATATATAGGTTGATTTTATGGTGGCTGCTTGCAATTCCAACAATTCGTGAGTACAATACATACCTTCAAGACAG GAAGCCAGTCAAAAAGGTTGGAGCATATTGTTGGCTCTCTCTTGCTATTTGCATTGTTGAGCTTTTGATTTGTATCAAGTTTGGACATG GTTTGTACCCAAAACCGATGCCGATATGGCTGGTAATATTCTGGTCATCTGTAGGCGTGGCCATTGTTACATTTCTACTATTGTGGTCTTGGCATCCCCACCTAATTCTAGGGAAGAAGAGGCGATAg
- the LOC107467269 gene encoding origin of replication complex subunit 4: MEMKRENHKGKALNLLRSRVCDPKFAFKALYNSPESNYSKLKFMISSSVTEACNNSILLLGPRGSGKISVLELVIRDLLDEYPDSISVIRLSGLLHGDDISAFKEIARQLCMEHQLLFSKSASFDDNSQFMVAMLKECGLAHKTVIFVLDEFDLFAQGKQRLLYSLLDAMQSVTSQAVVVGISCRLDADQLLEKRVRSRFSHRKLLFMPPSMEDSQSLLVHMLTIPVDSSFPRDYAIEFNRKVQNIVEDKRFKETFSNYLNFDSSVKHLLKFLFCAISHMDLKTGFLSLENFKTAFSSINRQPKLECLRNSSILELYILVCMKRLEVKEKSFCNFNSVMKEYKSIHDSFQTSDYYDRNVCLRAFEHLINRELICFADNRGHSLSVEYRPVKLLISSAELNQGLRAYHSCPAILQKLMDREG, translated from the exons ATGGAGATGAAGAGGGAGAATCACAAAGGGAAGGCGTTGAATCTGCTTCGAAGCAGAGTCTGTGACCCCAAATTCGCGTTCAAGGCACTCTATAATTCTCCAGAGAGCAACTATAGCAAGCTTAAATTCATGATTTCTAGTTCCGTTACTGAGGCTTGCAACAATTCCATTCTCCTTCTCGGTCCTCGCGGCTCCGGCAAGATTTCC GTGTTGGAGCTTGTCATTCGGGATTTGCTGGATGAGTATCCCGACTCAATTTCAGTG ATCAGGTTAAGTGGACTTCTACATGGCGATGACATTTCAGCATTCAAG GAAATAGCTAGGCAGTTATGTATGGAGCATCAGTTACTATTCTCAAAATCG GCATCGTTTGATGACAACTCCCAATTTATGGTAGCAATGCTAAA GGAATGTGGATTGGCACATAAAACAGTCATTTTTGTTTTGGATGAGTTTGACCTCTTTGCTCAG GGCAAACAGCGGTTACTTTATAGCCTCTTGGATGCAATGCAATCAGTAACATCACAGGCTGTTGTAGTTGGCATTAGCTGTCGGCTG GATGCTGATCAGCTGTTGGAGAAAAGAGTACGATCTCGATTTTCACATAGAAAGCTGTTGTTTATGCCGCCTTCAATGGAAGACTCACAGAG CTTGCTGGTGCACATGCTTACGATACCAGTAGATTCAAGCTTTCCCCGTGATTATGCTATTGAATTTAATAGAAAGGTCCAA AATATTGTAGAAGACAAAAGGTTCAAAGAAACCTTCAGTAACTATTTAAATTTTGACTCCTCTGTTAAGCATTTGCTAAAGTTCCT ATTCTGTGCTATCTCTCATATGGATTTGAAGACTGGGTTTCTGTCCCTTGAGAACTTCAAAACCGCATTTTCAAGTATTAATAGGCAACCAAAACTGGAATGTCTAAGAA ATTCCTCCATTTTAGAACTTTACATTTTGGTTTGCATGAAGAGGTTGGAAGTGAAAGAGAAAAGCTTCTGCAACTTCAATTCTGTTATGAAAG AGTATAAAAGTATACATGATTCCTTCCAGACTTCTGATTACTATGATCGAAATGTCTGCTTAAGG GCATTTGAGCACCTTATAAATCGGGAATTAATATGCTTCGCAGACAATAGAGGGCATAGTTTGTCCGTTGAATATCGTCCTGTAAAGCTTTTAATCTCATCTGCTGAACTGAATCAGGGACTAAGAGCATATCATTCATGCCCC GCTATTCTTCAAAAGCTAATGGATCGTGAAGGCTAG
- the LOC107467195 gene encoding palmitoyl-acyl carrier protein thioesterase, chloroplastic-like, producing the protein MINGTTLRSSAVKVVESVVASTTLDHSVVTVNGNNNGQRQNIPTKKQLVDPHRQGLMVEGGVGYRQTIVIRSYEVGPDKTATLESILNLLQETALNHVWMSGLLGDGFGATHGMIRNDLIWVVSRMQVLIDYYPIWGEVVEIDTWVGASGKNGMRRDWLIKSQATGHIFARATSTWVMMNRKTRRLSKMPEEVRDELVPWFIEKQAIEEEAPEKIVKLNKQAKYMNSDLKPKRSDLDMNQHVNNVKYVRWMLETIPDHVLENHQLSGITLEYRRECGSADIVESLCEPEEDEMVSNLMEQHYNTSLLNGLSLASSSAAEIINGGGVLTCIDQIQRPIRYTHLLQTKGEKQNDEIVRGRTSWKRKLSTMHLPPNTICGM; encoded by the exons ATGATTAATGGGACTACTCTAAGGTCTTCGGCAGTTAAGGTTGTTGAGTCAGTTGTCGCCTCAACCACTCTTGATCACTCTGTTGTTACTGTTAATGGGAACAATAATGGACAGCGCCAGAATATCCCAACAAAGAAGCAGCTTGTTGATCCTCATAGGCAAGGTCTCATGGTTGAAGGTGGAGTTGGTTATAGACAAACTATTGTTATTAGATCCTATGAAGTTGGACCTGACAAAACTGCAACACTTGAGAGCATCCTCAACCTTCTTCAG GAGACTGCATTAAACCATGTGTGGATGTCTggacttcttggtgatgggtTTGGTGCAACGCATGGAATGATAAGGAATGATCTCATTTGGGTTGTCTCAAGAATGCAAGTTCTCattgattattatccaatttg GGGAGAGGTAGTTGAAATTGACACATGGGTTGGAGCATCCGGCAAGAATGGAATGCGGCGCGATTGGCTGATTAAAAGTCAGGCAACCGGCCACATTTTTGCTCGTGCAACGAG CACATGGGTGATGATGAACCGAAAAACGAGACGCCTCTCTAAGATGCCTGAAGAGGTGAGGGATGAACTTGTACCTTGGTTTATTGAGAAGCAAGCAATAGAGGAAGAAGCTCCTGAAAAGATTGTCAAATTGAACAAGCAAGCAAAATACATGAACTCTGACTTGAag CCCAAAAGAAGTGATTTGGACATGAACCAGCATGTTAATAATGTGAAGTATGTACGGTGGATGTTAGAG ACTATTCCAGACCATGTTCTAGAGAATCACCAATTATCAGGCATCACACTAGAATACAGAAGGGAATGTGGAAGTGCAGATATAGTTGAATCATTATGTGAACCTGAAGAAGATGAGATGGTTAGTAATTTAATGGAACAACACTACAACACAAGTTTACTCAATGGCTTGTCTTTGGCATCATCATCAGCAGCAGAGATTATAAATGGTGGTGGAGTCCTCACTTGCATTGATCAAATTCAAAGGCCAATAAGGTATACACACCTTCTACAAACCAAAGGAGAGAAACAAAATGATGAAATTGTCAGAGGCAGGACTTCATGGAAGAGGAAGCTCTCTACCATGCATCTTCCACCTAATACTATATGTGGCATGTAG
- the LOC107467458 gene encoding CDP-diacylglycerol--serine O-phosphatidyltransferase 1 isoform X1: protein MESNGHRRVKKQDHHVKENGNSHMLDADEELDPWTAWAYKPRTITLLLVGACFLIWASGALDPERDASGDIVTSVKRGIWAMIAVFLAYCLLQAPSTVLIRPHPAIWRLVHGMAVVYLVALTFLLFQTRDNARQFMKFLHPDLGIELPERSYGADCRIYLPENPANKFKNLYETLFDEFVLAHIIGWWGKAILIRNQPLLWVLSIGFEMMELTFRHMLPNFNECWWDSIILDIFICNWFGIWAGMHTVRYFDGKTYKWVGLSRQPNIIGKVKRTLGQFTPAHWDKDEWHPLLGPWRFIQVLSLCIVFLTVELNTFFLKFCLWIPPRNSVVIYRLILWWLLAIPTIREYNTYLQDRFILHLSCSTGPMKPVKKVGAYCWLSLAICIVELLICIKFGHGLYPKPMPIWLVIFWSSVGVAIVTFLLLWSWHPHLILGKKRR, encoded by the exons ATGGAATCCAACGGTCATAGAAGAGTAAAGAAACAAGATCATCATGTTAAAGAAAATGGAAATTCCCATATGCTTGATGCTGATGAAGAGCTTGATCCTTGGACAGCTTGGGCATACAAGCCTCGGACAATCACATTGTTACTTGTTGGTGCTTGCTTTCTTAT TTGGGCAAGTGGGGCACTTGATCCAGAAAGAGATGCATCTGGTGATATTGTCACTTCCGTTAAAAG GGGTATATGGGCAATGATTGCTGTTTTTCTTGCTTATTGCCTGCTTCAAGCTCCTTCGAC GGTTCTTATTAGGCCACATCCTGCTATTTGGCGCTTGGTGCATGGGATGGCTGTTGTTTACCTGGTTGCTCTCACATTTTTGCTTTTTCAG ACGCGTGACAATGCTCGGCAGTTTATGAAGTTTCTTCATCCTGATCTTGGCATTG AACTTCCGGAAAGATCTTATGGGGCTGATTGCCGCATATACCtacctgagaaccctgcaaatAAGTTTAAGAATCTTTAT GAAACACTTTTTGATGAGTTTGTTCTAGCTCATATTATTGGCTGGTGGGGAAAGGCTATATTGATTCGTAATCAGCCTCTTCTTTGGGTGTTATCGATCGGTTTTGAGATGATGGAG CTTACTTTTCGTCACATGTTACCAAATTTCAACGAGTGCTGGTGGGATAGTATTATTCTTGACATATTCATCTGCAATTGGTTCG GTATTTGGGCTGGAATGCATACTGTGAGGTACTTTGATGGGAAAACATACAAGTGGGTTGGTCTGAGCCGCCAGCCTAATATTATAGGAAAG GTGAAACGAACATTGGGCCAGTTCACACCAGCGCACTGGGATAAAGACGAGTGGCATCCGTTGCTTGGTCCTTGGCGATTTATTCAAGTGCTTAGTCTTTGTATTGTATTTTTGACAGTAGAGCTCAACACATTCTTTTTGAAGTTTTGTCTCTGGATACCTCCTCGAAATTCTGTAGTTATATATAGGTTGATTTTATGGTGGCTGCTTGCAATTCCAACAATTCGTGAGTACAATACATACCTTCAAGACAGGTTCATTCTCCATCTCTCTTGTTCTACCGGCCCAAT GAAGCCAGTCAAAAAGGTTGGAGCATATTGTTGGCTCTCTCTTGCTATTTGCATTGTTGAGCTTTTGATTTGTATCAAGTTTGGACATG GTTTGTACCCAAAACCGATGCCGATATGGCTGGTAATATTCTGGTCATCTGTAGGCGTGGCCATTGTTACATTTCTACTATTGTGGTCTTGGCATCCCCACCTAATTCTAGGGAAGAAGAGGCGATAg